One segment of Choloepus didactylus isolate mChoDid1 chromosome 15, mChoDid1.pri, whole genome shotgun sequence DNA contains the following:
- the LOC119510238 gene encoding non-histone chromosomal protein HMG-14-like, translating into MPKRKVSLANGAGKEEPKRRSARLSAPTPAKAKQEAKPKKAAGKDKSSDKTVQPKGKRGAKEKQAEMANQETKDLPAENGESKNEESPASDEAGETEAKSD; encoded by the coding sequence ATGCCCAAGAGGAAGGTCAGCTTGGCCAATGGAGCGGGGAAGGAGGAGCCCAAGAGGAGGTCAGCGAGGCTGTCAGCTCCTACTCCTGCAAAAGCGAAGCAAGAAGCAAAGCCAAAAAAGGCAGCTGGAAAGGATAAGTCTTCAGACAAAACAGtgcaaccaaaagggaaaagaggagcaAAGGAAAAACAAGCTGAAATGGCTAACCAAGAAACTAAAGATTTacctgcagaaaatggagaaagtaaaaatgaagagagtccagcctctgatgaagcaggagagacagaagccaagtcTGATTAA